A region from the Armatimonadota bacterium genome encodes:
- a CDS encoding MFS transporter yields MQPSTRGRIHPIRSALKTYRLNSFLNGLLFSAAWTIHTVFHIKNIGFGPFMVVFMGTLYELSIMLFEVPTGIVADLVSRRLSVAIGWFIVGIAFFIQGAFPVVGVVIAAQIILGIGDTFTSGAHDAWVADELPFSEPNLTAGQAFFLGQRASFWGRMVGPLLALGLSLYGLPTVLLVTGLGFFAFAIGARFWMTERGFHRSDQERHFWATFREGWSLVRVSRALFLVLLVSVFYGFASEGFDRLWNKIFLEAFALPHVGPFDDTFWWSMLGIVTQLGGMGLNIGLSKVLDTTSATSITRALIVLTSVLIFSILGFALTTSFVLAVCLYVVSRSIRRILDTLLTTWTNLYAPARTRATILSFSSQAHSLGEIGGGPIMGGIGQKISTTMAVVTAGLLLIPTLPVLFTAKKHSISDEASQ; encoded by the coding sequence ATCCAACCATCAACTCGGGGTAGGATTCACCCCATCCGAAGCGCGCTCAAGACCTACCGCCTGAACTCCTTCCTCAACGGACTGCTCTTTTCCGCCGCCTGGACCATCCACACCGTCTTCCACATCAAAAACATCGGATTCGGCCCGTTCATGGTCGTCTTCATGGGCACTCTCTACGAGCTCTCCATCATGCTCTTCGAGGTCCCCACCGGCATCGTCGCCGACCTCGTCAGCCGCCGCCTCAGCGTCGCAATCGGATGGTTCATCGTCGGCATCGCGTTCTTCATCCAGGGCGCATTCCCGGTGGTCGGGGTCGTCATCGCGGCCCAAATCATCCTCGGCATTGGCGACACCTTCACCAGCGGTGCCCACGACGCCTGGGTCGCCGACGAACTCCCTTTCAGCGAACCCAACCTCACCGCCGGACAAGCCTTCTTCCTCGGCCAGCGCGCCTCGTTTTGGGGTCGCATGGTCGGCCCGCTCCTCGCCCTTGGTCTTTCGCTCTACGGGCTCCCCACCGTCCTCTTGGTCACCGGCCTCGGCTTCTTCGCCTTTGCCATTGGCGCGCGGTTCTGGATGACCGAGCGCGGGTTTCACCGCTCCGATCAGGAGCGCCATTTCTGGGCCACCTTCCGCGAGGGCTGGAGCCTCGTTCGCGTCTCCCGCGCCCTTTTTCTCGTCCTCCTCGTCAGCGTCTTCTACGGCTTCGCGTCCGAGGGTTTTGACCGACTTTGGAATAAGATTTTCCTCGAAGCGTTCGCCCTCCCGCACGTCGGGCCGTTCGACGACACCTTCTGGTGGTCGATGCTCGGCATCGTCACCCAACTCGGCGGCATGGGCCTCAACATCGGCCTCAGCAAGGTCCTCGACACGACCTCCGCTACGTCCATCACCCGGGCTCTGATCGTCCTCACCAGCGTCCTCATCTTCTCCATCCTCGGCTTCGCGCTCACCACCTCGTTCGTGCTGGCCGTGTGCCTCTATGTCGTCAGCCGGTCTATCCGCCGCATCCTCGACACCCTGCTCACGACCTGGACCAACCTTTATGCCCCCGCCCGAACCCGCGCCACCATCCTCTCCTTCTCGTCCCAAGCCCATAGCCTGGGCGAAATCGGCGGCGGCCCCATCATGGGCGGCATCGGACAAAAGATATCGACCACGATGGCCGTGGTCACCGCTGGCCTCCTCCTCATCCCCACTTTGCCGGTGCTCTTCACCGCAAAAAAGCACAGCATAAGCGACGAGGCCAGTCAGTAA
- a CDS encoding glycerate kinase, with the protein MPPKVLIAPNAFKGTMTARDVAMRLAKALYGNFEIQAVPLSDGGDGFIDCIHFQIQELQLMQSEVTGPIFGSKVQAQWLWDVSNKIAYIEAAQACGLALLGGQLRPMEATSFGLGQLVLTAMHQGAEDIYVGVGGTACTDGGVGALQALGWRFPDQYNREVAPGGGNLINIHRILPGPSLSAHVNLMTDVGNNLLGDLGSAPVFAPQKGASADQTLELEKGLSNLWLHAYKILKLNIDFPGAGAAGGIPAGFAMTGSASAGSGFELIADLSDLELKMQWADVVLTGEGCFDRQSSMGKAPGRVVSLARSMNKKVAIFAGSVIEKAGDINIGITDWKGDFELAVQALRDQLSRV; encoded by the coding sequence ATGCCGCCAAAAGTTCTGATCGCACCCAACGCCTTCAAGGGCACGATGACGGCCCGCGACGTGGCGATGCGCCTGGCGAAGGCGCTGTACGGCAACTTCGAAATTCAGGCGGTGCCGCTTTCGGACGGAGGCGATGGGTTCATCGACTGCATCCATTTTCAGATCCAGGAACTGCAGCTCATGCAGTCGGAGGTCACGGGGCCGATCTTTGGTTCGAAGGTTCAGGCGCAGTGGCTGTGGGATGTGAGCAACAAGATCGCGTACATCGAGGCGGCGCAGGCGTGCGGGTTGGCGCTGTTGGGCGGGCAACTGCGGCCGATGGAGGCGACGAGCTTTGGGCTGGGCCAGTTGGTGCTGACGGCGATGCACCAGGGGGCGGAGGACATTTACGTCGGTGTCGGCGGGACGGCCTGTACCGACGGCGGGGTGGGGGCGCTTCAGGCTTTGGGATGGCGGTTTCCCGACCAATACAATCGGGAGGTCGCGCCGGGCGGCGGAAATCTGATCAATATTCACCGCATCCTGCCGGGGCCATCGCTCTCGGCGCACGTCAATTTGATGACCGACGTGGGCAACAATCTGCTGGGCGATCTGGGCTCGGCGCCGGTTTTTGCTCCGCAGAAAGGGGCTTCCGCCGACCAGACGTTGGAGCTGGAAAAAGGGCTCTCGAACCTGTGGCTCCACGCGTATAAGATTCTGAAGCTGAACATCGACTTTCCCGGCGCGGGGGCGGCGGGCGGCATTCCGGCGGGCTTTGCGATGACGGGCAGTGCGTCGGCGGGGTCGGGTTTCGAGTTGATCGCGGACCTGAGCGATTTGGAACTGAAGATGCAGTGGGCCGACGTGGTTTTGACCGGCGAAGGGTGTTTTGATCGTCAGTCGTCGATGGGGAAGGCGCCGGGGCGAGTGGTGTCGCTGGCGCGATCGATGAACAAGAAAGTGGCGATTTTTGCGGGGTCGGTGATCGAGAAGGCGGGGGATATCAATATCGGGATTACGGATTGGAAAGGGGATTTTGAGCTCGCGGTTCAGGCGCTGAGGGATCAGTTGTCGCGGGTGTAG
- the crcB gene encoding fluoride efflux transporter CrcB, translating to MITLRMKSILAVGFGAMIGAMLRFLILDNFKATAPWTVAFINITGSFALGFLTGFLTGRIHRDDTWRLFLGTGLMGGYTTYSTFSMDVVHQLQEKQVVPAIANVTIQTVGSIALCAVGFVLGRKLNPAPAS from the coding sequence ATGATTACTTTAAGGATGAAAAGTATATTGGCGGTTGGCTTCGGCGCGATGATCGGCGCAATGCTGAGATTCCTGATCCTCGACAACTTCAAGGCCACGGCCCCCTGGACGGTCGCCTTCATCAACATCACCGGCAGTTTCGCCCTCGGCTTCCTCACCGGATTTCTCACCGGCCGAATCCACCGCGACGACACCTGGCGATTGTTCCTTGGCACCGGCCTAATGGGCGGCTACACAACCTACTCCACCTTCTCTATGGACGTCGTACACCAACTTCAAGAGAAGCAAGTCGTGCCGGCCATCGCCAACGTCACCATCCAGACCGTCGGCAGTATCGCCCTTTGTGCGGTGGGTTTTGTCTTGGGTCGAAAGCTAAATCCTGCACCAGCCTCGTAG
- a CDS encoding NAD(P)H-dependent glycerol-3-phosphate dehydrogenase: MDVAVLGAGSWGTSLAILMARNGLEVTLFGRDHAEITVMRHTHENMKYLPGFAFPKELKVDEFKNYQGAPVAYLAVPSSAVREVLAELQGETPIVIVATKGLETSTGMVVTAIVEQCLPNAALGVISGPNLAVEIVQGIPTAAIAASKDPKIADRIRANLMCPSFRVYASEDVVGVEIAGALKNVLAIGGGISDGLGFGDNTKGALLARGLKEMITYGMAHGGKLETFLGIAGVGDLFATAVSKLSRNYRLGYALGTGHHISEALQTLGQVAEGVNTSEAVAHVARHEGIQIPVFETIDSVIREKIAPKAAVGLLMERFTREEGLDFGRSST, encoded by the coding sequence ATGGACGTCGCGGTTCTGGGTGCGGGTAGTTGGGGCACTTCGCTCGCAATTCTCATGGCGAGAAATGGGTTGGAGGTCACCCTGTTCGGGCGCGACCACGCCGAAATCACCGTCATGCGCCACACGCATGAGAACATGAAGTACCTGCCGGGCTTCGCGTTCCCCAAAGAGCTGAAGGTCGACGAATTCAAGAACTATCAGGGCGCACCCGTTGCCTACCTCGCCGTCCCGAGTAGCGCCGTGCGAGAAGTCCTCGCCGAGCTCCAGGGCGAAACCCCCATCGTCATCGTGGCCACCAAGGGCCTGGAGACCTCGACCGGCATGGTCGTCACTGCGATCGTCGAACAATGCCTGCCGAACGCCGCCCTCGGCGTCATCAGCGGGCCCAATCTCGCCGTCGAAATCGTCCAGGGCATCCCCACCGCCGCCATCGCGGCCAGCAAGGACCCCAAAATCGCCGACCGCATCCGCGCTAACCTAATGTGCCCGTCGTTCCGCGTCTACGCCAGCGAAGACGTCGTCGGAGTCGAGATCGCCGGGGCTCTCAAGAACGTTTTGGCCATTGGCGGCGGAATCTCGGACGGACTCGGCTTTGGTGACAACACCAAGGGCGCTCTGCTCGCACGCGGCCTCAAGGAAATGATCACCTATGGCATGGCCCACGGCGGCAAGCTCGAAACCTTCCTCGGCATCGCGGGGGTCGGCGACCTCTTCGCCACCGCCGTCTCCAAGCTCAGTCGCAACTACCGGCTCGGCTACGCCCTCGGCACCGGCCACCATATTTCCGAAGCTCTGCAAACCCTCGGCCAGGTCGCCGAAGGCGTCAACACCTCCGAAGCCGTCGCCCATGTGGCTCGGCACGAGGGCATCCAAATCCCCGTCTTCGAAACCATCGACTCCGTCATCCGCGAAAAAATCGCCCCCAAGGCCGCCGTCGGATTGCTGATGGAGCGCTTCACCCGCGAAGAAGGCTTGGATTTCGGAAGAAGTTCTACGTAG